From Pseudoalteromonas sp. Scap06:
AGTCACGATCTTAACCAGTTTAATGAAAAAGTGGTGCAGCAGCACTGGCAAGGTAAAAAACTACTACTTAGCCATTCAATGGGCGGCGCCATTGCGTTTGATTACTTAGCACGCTATTCACATGATTTTAGTGGAGCGTTTTTATCGGCGCCCATGTTTGATATTTATACCAAAGGAATACCCAAACCAATTGCACAGTTTATCGCTGCGAGTGCGTCATTATTAGGTTTCTCAGGATGTTATGCACTAGGGCAAAGCGATTATTCAGCTGAAGAGTTTGCGCTTAATACTTTAACCAGTAGTCAAATACGTTACGAGCAATTTAGGGCAACTTATCAGCAAACCCCACTATTACAATTAGGTGGTGTGACTTATGGTTGGCTGCATACCGTTTTTTCGTTCATTAAAGCACTCGATAAGCTATCTATAACCACCCCACTATTTATAGCCAGCGCAGAAAATGACGAAGTGGTTGATAATCAAGCCCAACATAAGCTCGCAAGTAGGCATAAAAATACCCTAATCAAGCAGTTTAAAGGAGCTAAGCACGAGCTGTTTTTTGAACGTGATGATATCCGCCAATCACTGCTAACTAGCCTGTATAAATTTTGCGAGTCTGTAAATTAACCTCAATTATAGATAATAAATCTATCTCAAGCAGAGTTCAGATTAGGTTAACGACTAAGCGAGAGCGGATCTAGATGAATCAATATATCCACTTGTGATTCAAACTGCTGAGTGATCATGGCTTCCACTTCGTCTGCTACTTTATGGGCACGAATAAGTGGTAAATTGTCATCAAGCTCTAAATGCAGCTGAATAAATTTAACTTTACCACCTTGTCGAGTACGAATACCGTGCACCCCATAAACGTCATTATGATTACGGGCTATTTCAAAAATACTTTGCTTTTCTTCATCGGGTAGCTCTTTATCCATTAAGTGTGAGGCACTCTCGGTTGCTATATCCCAGCTGTTATAAAGTAAATATCCTGCCACACCTATGGCAAATAACGGATCAGCATACAGCACCCCATAATAAGCAAGTAAAATAGCAAGTAGCACCGCTGCATTTAAAATTAAATCGCCTTTGTAGTGCACAGAATCTGCTTTTATAGCGATTGATTCTGTATACTTTACGACTTTATTTTGCACATACACAATCACTAATGTACACACTATG
This genomic window contains:
- a CDS encoding alpha/beta fold hydrolase, which translates into the protein MFYSTESELENNLSAITEFYTNTLKKAYLNTAAGELFYAYAKPKNAHTAIVISSGRIEGLDKYKELLWELYCNNFAVFIVDHQGQGRSYRLLKNPHKGYVKQFEDYSHDLNQFNEKVVQQHWQGKKLLLSHSMGGAIAFDYLARYSHDFSGAFLSAPMFDIYTKGIPKPIAQFIAASASLLGFSGCYALGQSDYSAEEFALNTLTSSQIRYEQFRATYQQTPLLQLGGVTYGWLHTVFSFIKALDKLSITTPLFIASAENDEVVDNQAQHKLASRHKNTLIKQFKGAKHELFFERDDIRQSLLTSLYKFCESVN
- a CDS encoding cation diffusion facilitator family transporter — translated: MVMVSLMIATKAWAWLASGSASMLGSLTDSLMDITATLMSFLVLSYALRPADDDHRFGHGKAEALAGLGQAAFIAGSGCLLAFHGIERLINPVELTHSLLGVWVSIFAIVCTLVIVYVQNKVVKYTESIAIKADSVHYKGDLILNAAVLLAILLAYYGVLYADPLFAIGVAGYLLYNSWDIATESASHLMDKELPDEEKQSIFEIARNHNDVYGVHGIRTRQGGKVKFIQLHLELDDNLPLIRAHKVADEVEAMITQQFESQVDILIHLDPLSLSR